The following nucleotide sequence is from Mesotoga sp. UBA6090.
TCAAAGTCTGAAAGACTGGAGACGGGATCGAGAAAATCTATCAGGGTAGTGACTCCCCCGCTAAGGGCAAGAGCCGATCCCGAATCGAAATCATCGACGGAAGTGTATCTTCCAAGATTGAGACTGAGATGCACATGGGGATCGATAAACCCTGGAAGCAAAAACAACCCCGAACAGTCCAGGGTTTCCCTTGCGGGGAACTTTTCTCTGATTGAAGATATTACTGCGACTTCCTCGCCCGTCACATAGACATTTGCAGGAAAAAGCCTGTCACCGGTACAGACAGTTCCATTTTCAAGGGCGAGGTCGAAACTCACGGTCTTCCACCCATTGTGAGAGCCATGACCGCCTTGGAGGTGTGAAGTCTGTTTTCAGCCTCGTCTATTACGATTGATTGCGGACCGTCGATCACTTCATCAACGACTTCGCGTCCTCGATCGGCTGGAAGCGCGTGCATGTAGACCGCTCTCTTGTTTGCCAGCTTCATTCTCTCAGGGGTGCAAATCCAGTCTTTATTCTTCCTCACCTCCGTCATGATCTCCTGAGGATCATCCGATACATAAAATCCTCCCCATGACTTCGGAATCACAATATCTGCATCTTTGAATGCCTCATCCATGTCGTGAAGTATGTCGAACTTGGCCCCACTCTCTTCTGCGTTAAGTCTTGCCTGATCAACTATGTCGGGCATCAAATCGAAGCCTTTCGGATATGCTAACTTCACGTCCATACCGTATCTAGTGAAGAGAAGAATCTGAGACTGCGGAACGGAAAGAGGCTTGAGATGGCTCTCGGCGTAGGCCCAGGTTATTGCGACTTTAAGACCGTTCAAGTTTGTCCCGAATCTTTCTCGAATTGTCATCATATCTGCCATAACCTGCATAGGATGATAGACGTCATCCTGGAGATTGAGAACTGGGACATCTGCATGTTCGGCAAGAGATCTCAGGTAAGGATTCCCCGCCTTGAACTTGCAGTGCCTGACGGCAATAGCGTGGCCGTATCTCGAAAGAATCATGGCCGTGTCTCGCGGAACCTCTCCATGAGCCGTTTGCATCGTTGAAGGATCTAGATAGTGAGCATGACCACCAAGCTGGGTTATTCCCGCTTCCATCGAATTTCGAGTTCTCGTGGATTGATCGAAAAACATCAAGAATACCGTCTGATAGGGAAGCAAAGGTGTGGGATCATTCGTTGCGAATCTTCTCTTCAGATCAGCAGACAGATCGAGCATAAGGTCAATTTCCGTTCTTCTGAAATCCTGCGTAGTAATGAAGTCTTTGCCTCTCAGAATGCTACTCATCTTGTTACCTCCTAATCTATTGTGAAAGCCTTAATGGAAGAAGGGCATACATTGCCGCCGCCCTTACCAGATGATCGACAGGACATTGATCGTCTGGACTGTGTGCGAAGATCTCATTTGCTGGGCCAAATCCAATTGTTGGGATCGAGAAAACACCGGCGGTTGCGATTCCATTAGTTGAGAATGTCCACTTGTCAATGAAAGGCTCCTCACCGAAGACTTCTCTGTAGGTGTTTACGGTCTTTAGAACTATTTCGCTGTCCTCTTCCATTACCCACGTTGGGAAGTACTTCTCGACGGGATAAACGGTTCCCGTATAGGAAGGCCTTTCATAGAAGAGTTCGACAATTTCCGCCTCTTCTCCGGCCATTTGAATGACCTCTTGCAGCTCTCTGATAACCGTCTCTTTTGTCTCTCCGGCTGTAAGCCTCCTGTCGAGCTGAATAGTGCACTCGTCGGCAACGGCGTTCTGCGAAGGGGATTTGAAGAATATCTGTGTTACCGCTATCGTTCCCTTTCCCAGGAAGAAATCGTCCGTGAGCCTTTCATTTAATCTCTCGATTTCTGCAATGATTCGGCTCATCTTGTAGATTGCGTTAATCCCGCGCTCGGGAGCACTCGCGTGACAGGAGAGTCCCGAGGTTCTCACTTGCAGCTCCATTCTTCCCCTGTGCCCCCTGTATATGTTCAAGTTTGTCGGTTCGGTAATGACGACATAATCCGGTCTTATGCCGTCTTCCTTGATTATGTATCTCCAGCAGAGACCGTCGCAGTCCTCTTCCATTACCGTCCCTGTAACGTAGAGAGTGAAGTCTCCCAGAAGCCCCTCTTCTTTCATTATCCTGGCTCCATAGACCATTGCCGCCATTCCGGCTTTCTGATCGGAAGCTCCCCTTCCGTAGATTACTCCGTCAGAGACCACTCCTCCGAAGGGATCTACTTTCCAGAGCTTCTCGTTTCCAACCTCGACGGTATCGATGTGGGCGTCCATTGCAATCACTCTCTTGCCGGATCCGATTCTGCCCAGAATATTCCCCAGTCCATCTATCCTAACTTCATCGAATCCAACCTTCTCCATCTCTTTTCGAATTCTCTGGACCACTTCTCTTTCGCCGGCGGAGAAACTCTTTATACTTACAAGGTCTCCAAGAAATTTGGTTAGTTCCTCGCGGTATGTCTCAGCCTTGGTAAGAAGATCTCTCGACACTTTTGTCACTCCCATGCATTCGTATTTTCTTCATTATAACTTCTTGCATATTGTAAGAAAAGCAACACAAGAACCGGCTAACGCTTTAGTAATAGTATAGCTCGACTCGTTCCGGTTCTCAAAGGGCAGTGGGCAAGTACGAGGGCATACAGGTAAGGGAGTCTTGGGATGAAGCGCTTTGATGTGCTCGGAAGATATAATCATCTTGGGGGTGATTGTATGAAAACTCTCGACGTGAAGAATCTGACCAGTAAGATCGGAAAGTTCGATCTCGGGCCTATCGATCTCTCTGTGGAAAAAGGGGAGATTGTAGGTCTTATAGGACCTTCAGGCTGCGGCAAAACGCTATTATTAAGAACTATTGCCGGACTCCAAGAGCCGCTCTCTGGAAAAGTGGCGATTAACGAGGAAGATGTGACCTTTCTGGAACCGCATCTACGGGGACTCGCATTTGTGTTTCAAGATAACGCTTTGTTTCCTCATATGGATACCCACGATAACATTGCATTTCCACTCTCGGTGATGAAGGACAGGGAGGCCGATGCCAAGGTCAGTAAAAGGGCAGGAGAGCTTGATGGCCTGTCTCACTACCTTGACCATTGGCCGAAGGAACTCCCGGCAGGAATGAAGAAGCTTACCGCATTTGCGAGAGAGACGGTGAAGAAGTTCAATATTATAATGCTGGATGAACCGTTCGAGAGACTCGACAAAAAGATTAGAACTGAGCTGAGGCTGATGATCAAGAGACTACTGATGGCGTTAGGAGAGTCCGTTCTTATAGTGTTGAACGACCCGGAAGATGCAATGGCCATTACAGATAGAGTTTACATTATGGATCTCGGAACCATAGTGCGACAAGGTTCTCCGACGGAGATCTATGATGAACCGGATTCTCTCTTTGTCATGGAGCTCTTCTCTGTCATGGGAATCAACAGAGTTGGTGGAAGAGCATTTAGACCTCAGGACGTCCAAGTGGACGGCGAGGGTGAGGAGTTCACTCCAGAACATTGCGGACCCTACGATTCGAAGCGAATCATCTGCAACGGGAAGTTAGAAGGAGAAGACGTCACTTTGATGCTGCCAATTGAGTGCAGGGACATGGACTCGATCTTCATTAGAATCACCAGGTTTTTCGATCTGTAATCTGCCGTCGCATCTTTGCCTTTGTTAAGTGTGATTTGAGCCAATTATCGGCAAAATGATGTATAATAAATAATGGTGATGTGTAAAACGTTTTTATGAGAGGCCTTTCTCAAAGAGAAAGGCTTTTCTATCGCTTCGAAAGCAGCTCAATAAGCCTATCGGGATAATCGGTAATGATCCCGTCAACGCCAAGATCAATCAATCTTTCCATCTCCTGGGGATCATTGACAGTCCAGGGAACAATCTTTAAACCGGATTGATGAGCGCTCTCCACCCAGCCGTCAGTCATCAACGAGTAACTGGGTGAAATTACACTGCAGCCGATGCTGACCAGCATTCTTCCGATGTCGAATCCGAAGTTTCTCAATCTCAGACCGGCAGTCCAGATCGGCTTGTCCAGATTAGTTTGCGACACAAGAGCGACAGTATGAACTGAGGGTTCAAGCTCCTTCGAAATCTTGAGCGCCTCCCAGTTGAAGGACTGTATTGTTGCTAGCTCCTCAAAGCCTTTTTCAGAAAGTATTTCCAGGACTTTCCGAACATGTTCTGTCAGGTCGATTGTGTCTGAAGGCCTATCGGGGAAATGTTTGATCTCAATGTTCACCTTAACCGATTTTTCGTGTGAACTGTTATATTCATGAACCAGAGAAAGCACTTCTTCCAGCGATGGAACTCGCTGTCCATCCAGCTGGGTCTGCTCTGGCCAGACTTCCGGTTCGCTAAGCCTTCCAATGTCGAACTCTTTGAGCTCTTCGTAAGTAAGATCCTTTATGAGAATCTTCTCTAGTATGAATTGCCCGTCTTTTCTTGTCCGCTGTGGATTGAGATACGCTTCATGATTGATCACCACGACACCGTCCTTGGTGACTACCGTGTCAAGCTCTATGGTGTCAACAGGCAGTTTCAGAGCGTAGGTGAAGGCGGCTATAGTATTCTCGGGCATGAGACCCCTGCAGCCGCGGTGGCCCTGCACATCGAACTCTGCGTTCGCGTAAAGCGCCGTTGAAATAGAAAGAAGAACGATAATTGCCATAGATTTCAGGATAACTCTCATAATCACACTCCATTCAGTCTTTTTGAATTGCAGGTTGTATAATTTTCACCAGTTGCGCGGAGGAGATTGCGTTGAATCTGAGTATTTTCTTCTTTGAAGTTCTAATTTATGCGAGTCTGGCGACTAAGAATCTGCTTGGTCAATATTTCGACATCTCGGGTTTTTCCTCAACCGAAATCGGGATACTGATGGCGGTACTGCCTGTCGTCTCGCTAGTTTCCAGTCCTCTGTGGTTCAAAATCAGCTCTAGACTGGGTCAGAATAGAATCTATTATATCGTATCTCTTTCTTCAGCCGTATGCATCTGGCCCATATTTGCAGCAAGCGATTTCATGACATCCTTGCTCTTCATGATCCTCTTCTCTCTCTTCTTTTCGGGAGTCGTTCCACTCGGTGATTCGATAATAATGACGATTATCAAGAAAACTGGGGGCCGTTTTGATCGCGTGAGGCTTTTTGGCACGATGGGGTTTGCAGCTACCTCTCTGTTGTTAAGCAGTCTCGTCGGGATTAGTTTCTTCTGGTTATTTGCTGCCACATCCGTTGTTCTCGCCTTTTCACCGATATTTCTAGAGAAAAAGCCCGGCGAATCGAGAACAGCAGCCCCGGAAAACTCTACCGGTGCAGGTTCCCTTCTTCAATTTTCTATGATGACTATCGGAATGTTTTTTGGAATAACGTTGAACTCCTTCCATAATTCTTTCATTGCGGTCTTCACAAGGCAGAACGGCATGGATCCCTCGGTCGTTGGGATTGTCTTCGCAATTACCGCTCTTTCAGAGATTCCCTTCCTGTTGGTTGCCGACAGGATAATCGAGAAAATTGGCAGTATGAAGATCCTGCTATTCGGCATGGCAGTAATTGGGGTCAGGATGATTCTTGTCTCCTTTGCGACAAACGTTTACGCGCTCTATTTGGTGGAATCGTTGCACGGTTTGACATATATTCTAATGTATTACTCCCTTTTTCACTTCATCCATTATGGACTTTCCGGCAGGCGACAGATTTTCGCTCAAAGTGTCTTCTGGATTGTAAGGTCGGGACTAACATTCATCGTGGGGTCAATCGGAGGCGGAATAATTATCGATACATTCTCAGTTTTCATTGCCTTCAGGCTCTTTGGATTTGTCGGGCTCTTATCCGCAATCATTATGACGGTCGTTTACTTTGCGGTTCGAAGATCGGAACCGGATTCAGGATGAAACCTATCGGAACCGGGAAATGCGAACTCTCTCTCCGAATAGTATTTCATTGCTTCAAGTGGCAGTCGGAAACAACCACTGGAGTGAATAACGGTTCAGTCTTTCAAAAGAGTTTGTGAGCGATGCTTTTTTTCGAAGAACGAGAACGAAGCGATATACGGGGCTTGGCGTGCAATATCCGATTCTGTTAGCTTCTCAGGGAGGTTTTTGAGGGGATCTCTTCGTGCTATAATTATTTCTGTTCTGCAGTTTTCAATTTCTGAAAAAGGGAGGGTTCTGTATGAAAAAGCTACTTGTACTGCTTCTTCTGTGCCTGTCTGTCTTTGCTTTTGGAAAGACCACTATCAACTTCTGGCACGCTATGAGCGGTAGCAGATTGGGTGCAGTCGATGCAATTGTAAAGGGTTTTAACGCAGAAAATCCCGACATTGAGGTAGTTGCTCAGTTCACCGGCTCGTATGCCGAGACTCTTACCAAGGCTATAGCTTCTTATCGAGCGGGAGATCAACCTCACATTGTTCAGGTTTATGAGGTCGGTCTTCAGACGATGCTGGACAGCAACGCTATCAAACCGGTTTTTGAGCTTTCCGGTCCCGATTTTGATTGGGGAGACGTGATTGGCCCTATTCTTGATTATTACACAGTAGGCGACCAGCTCTATTCAATGCCTTTTAACTCTTCAAGCGCCATTCTCTATTACAACAAGGATATTTTCAGGGCAGCCGGACTTGATCCCAACAAACCCCCTTCGACTTTTGATGAATTATACGAGATGGGAAAAACAATCGTAGAATCGGGGGCGGCACAGGGCGGAGTTTCCTTTGGCTGGCCCGCGTGGGTCTTTGAGCAGATGCACTCGGTACATGGCCAGTTCTACGCGAACAATGAGAACGGTAGAGCCGCCAAAGCAACAGAGGTTTTCTTTAATAAGGATTTCGGTGTCAAGGTCCTTGCGGAATGGATAAAGTGGGCTCAGGCGAAAGTCTTCATGTACGGTGGCAGGGAGTACGATGCCAACCAGGCTTTCCTGACCAAGCAGGTTGCCATGTTGATTCAGTCGACATCATCGGTAAGTTCTATAGAGTCAAAGGCCGATTTCGAAATGGGAACAACCTTCCTGCCGGCCATGCCCGGGTATCCGAAGGGGAACTCTGTCATTGGCGGAGCAACTCTGTGGGTAATGAAGGGCCATACCGACGAAGAATATGAGGCGATCTGGAAATTCTTCCAGTACCTTATGAGGACTGAAATTACTGCCGAGTGGCACAAGTCGACGGGCTATTTCCCAACCACCAATAGCGCAGTCAAGAAACTCATGGACGAAGGTTGGTTTGCCGAAAATCCAAATCACCTGACGGCCTTCCTTCAGATTCTTTCGGGAACGAGAATTCCTGAGGCTCAGGGAGTGAG
It contains:
- a CDS encoding ornithine carbamoyltransferase, coding for MSSILRGKDFITTQDFRRTEIDLMLDLSADLKRRFATNDPTPLLPYQTVFLMFFDQSTRTRNSMEAGITQLGGHAHYLDPSTMQTAHGEVPRDTAMILSRYGHAIAVRHCKFKAGNPYLRSLAEHADVPVLNLQDDVYHPMQVMADMMTIRERFGTNLNGLKVAITWAYAESHLKPLSVPQSQILLFTRYGMDVKLAYPKGFDLMPDIVDQARLNAEESGAKFDILHDMDEAFKDADIVIPKSWGGFYVSDDPQEIMTEVRKNKDWICTPERMKLANKRAVYMHALPADRGREVVDEVIDGPQSIVIDEAENRLHTSKAVMALTMGGRP
- a CDS encoding MFS transporter; the protein is MNLSIFFFEVLIYASLATKNLLGQYFDISGFSSTEIGILMAVLPVVSLVSSPLWFKISSRLGQNRIYYIVSLSSAVCIWPIFAASDFMTSLLFMILFSLFFSGVVPLGDSIIMTIIKKTGGRFDRVRLFGTMGFAATSLLLSSLVGISFFWLFAATSVVLAFSPIFLEKKPGESRTAAPENSTGAGSLLQFSMMTIGMFFGITLNSFHNSFIAVFTRQNGMDPSVVGIVFAITALSEIPFLLVADRIIEKIGSMKILLFGMAVIGVRMILVSFATNVYALYLVESLHGLTYILMYYSLFHFIHYGLSGRRQIFAQSVFWIVRSGLTFIVGSIGGGIIIDTFSVFIAFRLFGFVGLLSAIIMTVVYFAVRRSEPDSG
- a CDS encoding YgeY family selenium metabolism-linked hydrolase; this translates as MGVTKVSRDLLTKAETYREELTKFLGDLVSIKSFSAGEREVVQRIRKEMEKVGFDEVRIDGLGNILGRIGSGKRVIAMDAHIDTVEVGNEKLWKVDPFGGVVSDGVIYGRGASDQKAGMAAMVYGARIMKEEGLLGDFTLYVTGTVMEEDCDGLCWRYIIKEDGIRPDYVVITEPTNLNIYRGHRGRMELQVRTSGLSCHASAPERGINAIYKMSRIIAEIERLNERLTDDFFLGKGTIAVTQIFFKSPSQNAVADECTIQLDRRLTAGETKETVIRELQEVIQMAGEEAEIVELFYERPSYTGTVYPVEKYFPTWVMEEDSEIVLKTVNTYREVFGEEPFIDKWTFSTNGIATAGVFSIPTIGFGPANEIFAHSPDDQCPVDHLVRAAAMYALLPLRLSQ
- a CDS encoding ABC transporter ATP-binding protein, encoding MKTLDVKNLTSKIGKFDLGPIDLSVEKGEIVGLIGPSGCGKTLLLRTIAGLQEPLSGKVAINEEDVTFLEPHLRGLAFVFQDNALFPHMDTHDNIAFPLSVMKDREADAKVSKRAGELDGLSHYLDHWPKELPAGMKKLTAFARETVKKFNIIMLDEPFERLDKKIRTELRLMIKRLLMALGESVLIVLNDPEDAMAITDRVYIMDLGTIVRQGSPTEIYDEPDSLFVMELFSVMGINRVGGRAFRPQDVQVDGEGEEFTPEHCGPYDSKRIICNGKLEGEDVTLMLPIECRDMDSIFIRITRFFDL
- a CDS encoding glycerophosphodiester phosphodiesterase family protein; this translates as MRVILKSMAIIVLLSISTALYANAEFDVQGHRGCRGLMPENTIAAFTYALKLPVDTIELDTVVTKDGVVVINHEAYLNPQRTRKDGQFILEKILIKDLTYEELKEFDIGRLSEPEVWPEQTQLDGQRVPSLEEVLSLVHEYNSSHEKSVKVNIEIKHFPDRPSDTIDLTEHVRKVLEILSEKGFEELATIQSFNWEALKISKELEPSVHTVALVSQTNLDKPIWTAGLRLRNFGFDIGRMLVSIGCSVISPSYSLMTDGWVESAHQSGLKIVPWTVNDPQEMERLIDLGVDGIITDYPDRLIELLSKR
- a CDS encoding ABC transporter substrate-binding protein gives rise to the protein MKKLLVLLLLCLSVFAFGKTTINFWHAMSGSRLGAVDAIVKGFNAENPDIEVVAQFTGSYAETLTKAIASYRAGDQPHIVQVYEVGLQTMLDSNAIKPVFELSGPDFDWGDVIGPILDYYTVGDQLYSMPFNSSSAILYYNKDIFRAAGLDPNKPPSTFDELYEMGKTIVESGAAQGGVSFGWPAWVFEQMHSVHGQFYANNENGRAAKATEVFFNKDFGVKVLAEWIKWAQAKVFMYGGREYDANQAFLTKQVAMLIQSTSSVSSIESKADFEMGTTFLPAMPGYPKGNSVIGGATLWVMKGHTDEEYEAIWKFFQYLMRTEITAEWHKSTGYFPTTNSAVKKLMDEGWFAENPNHLTAFLQILSGTRIPEAQGVRLGNFVTIRDIVDGAIENAIQYTGKDFEAEAKRILDDAAKKANTTLEEYTLMYGK